Proteins from a single region of Mus pahari chromosome 2, PAHARI_EIJ_v1.1, whole genome shotgun sequence:
- the Trpv6 gene encoding transient receptor potential cation channel subfamily V member 6, whose amino-acid sequence MGWSLPKEKGLILCLWNKFCRWFHRQESWAQSRDEQNLLQQKRIWESPLLLAAKENDVQALSKLLKFEGCEVHQRGAMGETALHIAALYDNLEAAMVLMEAAPELVFEPMTSELYEGQTALHIAVINQNVNLVRALLARGASVSARATGSVFQYRPHNLIYYGEHPLSFAACVGSEEIVRLLIEHGADIRAQDSLGNTVLHILILQPNKTFACQMYNLLLSYDGGDHLKSLELVPNNQGLTPFKLAGVEGNIVMFQHLMQKRKHIQWTYGPLTSTLYDLTEIDSSGDDQSLLELIVTTKKREARQILDQTPVKELVSLKWKRYGRPYFCVLGAIYVLYIICFTMCCVYRPLKPRITNRTNPRDNTLMQQKLLQEAYVTPKDDLRLVGELVSIVGAVIILLVEIPDIFRLGVTRFFGQTILGGPFHVIIITYAFMVLVTMVMRLTNVDGEVVPMSFALVLGWCNVMYFARGFQMLGPFTIMIQKMIFGDLMRFCWLMAVVILGFASAFYIIFQTEDPDELGHFYDYPMALFSTFELFLTIIDGPANYDVDLPFMYSVTYAAFAIIATLLMLNLLIAMMGDTHWRVAHERDELWRAQVVATTVMLERKLPRCLWPRSGICGREYGLGDRWFLRVEDRQDLNRQRIRRYAQAFQQQDGLYSEDLEKDSGEKLESARPFGAYLSFPTPSVSRSTSRSSTNWERLRQGALRKDLRGIINWGVEDGEGWEYQI is encoded by the exons GATCTGGGAATCACCTCTTCTTCTAGCTGCCAAAGAAAATGATGTCCAGGCTCTAAGCAAGCTGCTCAAGTTCGAAGGATGTGAGGTGCACCAGAGAG GAGCCATGGGGGAAACTGCACTTCACATAGCAGCCCTCTATGATAACCTGGAGGCTGCCATGGTGCTAATGGAGGCTGCCCCAGAACTAGTCTTTGAGCCCATGACTTCGGAGCTATATGAAG GTCAGACTGCACTGCACATTGCAGTAATAAACCAGAATGTAAACTTGGTCCGTGCTCTGCTTGCCCGAGGGGCCAGTGTCTCTGCTAGAGCCACAGGCTCTGTCTTCCAGTACAGGCCTCACAACCTCATTTACTATG GAGAACACCCTTTGTCCTTTGCTGCCTGTGTGGGTAGTGAGGAGATTGTTAGGCTGCTCATTGAGCATGGAGCTGACATCCGTGCCCAGGACTCCCTGG GAAATACAGTACTACACATACTCATCCTTCAGCCCAACAAAACCTTTGCCTGTCAGATGTACAACCTGCTACTGTCCTATGATGGGGGAGACCACCTGAAGTCCCTGGAACTTGTGCCCAATAACCAGGGACTCACCCCCTTCAAGTTGGCTGGGGTGGAAGGCAACATTGTG ATGTTCCAACACCTGATGCAGAAGCGGAAACACATCCAGTGGACATACGGGCCATTGACCTCCACACTTTATGACCTCACTGAGATTGACTCCTCAGGAGATGATCAATCCCTACTGGAACTTATTGTTACTACCAAGAAACGGGAG GCTCGCCAGATCCTGGACCAGACACCTGTAAAGGAACTGGTGAGCCTCAAGTGGAAGAGGTATGGGCGGCCCTACTTCTGTGTGCTGGGTGCCATCTACGTGCTATACATCATCTGCTTTACCATGTGCTGTGTCTACCGCCCGCTCAAGCCCAGGATCACTAACCGCACCAATCCCCGGGACAACACTCTGATGCAGCAGAAGCTCCTTCAG GAGGCCTATGTGACCCCCAAGGATGACCTCCGGTTGGTGGGGGAGCTTGTGAGCATCGTTGGGGCTGTGATCATTCTGCTGGTGGAG ATTCCAGACATCTTCAGGTTGGGGGTCACTCGATTCTTTGGACAGACCATTCTCGGGGGGCCATTCCATGTCATCAT TATCACTTATGCCTTCATGGTGCTGGTGACCATGGTGATGCGACTCACCAATGTAGATGGAGAGGTGGTGCCCATGTCCTTTGCTCTGGTGTTGGGCTGGTGCAATGTCATGTACTTTGCCAGAGGATTCCAGATGCTGGGCCCCTTCACCATCATGATTCAGAAG ATGATTTTTGGTGACTTGATGCGATTCTGCTGGCTGATGGCTGTAGTAATTCTGGGATTTGCTTCAG CCTTCTATATCATTTTCCAGACAGAGGATCCTGATGAGCTGGGCCATTTCTATGACTACCCCATGGCACTGTTCAGCACCTTTGAACTCTTCCTCACCATCATCGATGGCCCTGCCAACTATGACGTGGATCTGCCCTTCATGTACAGTGTTACCTACGCTGCCTTTGCCATCATCGCCACACTGCTCATGCTCAACCTCCTCATTGCCATGATGGGTGACACTCACTGGAGAGTTGCCCATGAGCGAGATGAGCTCTGGAGAGCACAG GTTGTGGCCACCACTGTGATGTTAGAGCGGAAGCTACCTCGCTGCCTGTGGCCTCGCTCTGGGATATGTGGGCGAGAGTATGGTCTTGGGGACCGCTGGTTCTTGAG GGTGGAAGACAGGCAAGATCTCAACAGACAACGCATCCGCCGCTATGCACAGGCCTTCCAGCAACAAGATGGCCTCTACTCTGAGGACTTGGAAAAAGATTCAGGAGAAAAACTGGAGTCAGCACGTCCCTTTGGTGCCTATCTGTCCTTTCCTACACCCTCAGTGTCTCGAAGTACCTCCCGAAGCAGCACCAATTGGGAAAGGCTTCGACAAGGGGCCCTGAGGAAGGACCTTCGGGGGATAATCAACTGGGGCGTAGAAGATGGGGAGGGCTGGGAGTACCAGATCTGA
- the Ephb6 gene encoding ephrin type-B receptor 6 has protein sequence MATEDTAGSVSRVVAGMVCSLWLLVLGSSVLALEEVLLDTTGETSEIGWLTYPPGGWDEVSVLDDQRRLTRTFEACHVAGLPPGSGQDNWLQTHFVERRGAQRAHIRLHFSVRACSSLGVSGGTCRETFTLYYRQADEPDGPDSIAAWHLKRWTKVDTIAADESFPASSSSSSWAVGPHRTSQRVGLQLNVKERSFGPLTQRGFYVAFQDTGACLALVAVKLFSYTCPSVLRAFASFPETQASGAGGASLVAAVGTCVAHAEPEEDGVGGQAGGSPPRLHCNGEGRWMVAVGGCRCQPGHQPARGDKLCQACPEGSYKALAGNVPCSPCPARSHSPDPAAPVCPCLQGFYRASSDPPEAPCTGPPSAPRELWFEVQGSALMLHWRLPQELGGRGDLLFNVVCKECGGHGEPSSGGMCRRCRDEVHFDPRQRGLTESRVLVGGLRAHVPYILEVQAVNGVSELSPDPPQAAAINVSTSHEVPSAVPVMHQVSRAANSITVSWPQPEQTNGNILDYQLRYYDQAEDESHSFTMTSETNTATVTRLSPGHIYGFQVRARTAAGHGPYGGKVYFQTLPQGELSSQLPEKLSLVIGSILGALAFLLLAAITVLAVIFQRKRRGTGYTEQLQQYSSPGLGVKYYIDPSTYDDPCQAIRELAREVDPTYIKIEEVIGAGSFGEVRRGRLQPRGRREQAVAIQALWAGGAESLKMTFLGRAALLGQFQHPNILRLEGVVTKSRPVMVLTELMELGPLDSFLRQREGQFSSLQLVAMQRGVAAAMQYLSSFAFVHRALSARSVLVNSHLVCKVARLGHSPQGSSSLLRWAAPEVITHGKYTTASDVWSFGILMWEVMSYGERPYWDMNEQEVLNAIEQEFRLPPPPGCPAGLHLLMLDTWQKDRARRPHFDQLVAAFDKMIRKPDTLQAEGGSGDRPSQALLNPVALDFPCLDSPQAWLSAIGLECYQDNFSKFGLSTFSDVAQLSLEDLPGLGITLAGHQKKLLHNIQLLQQHLRQPGSVEV, from the exons ATGGCTACTGAGGACACGGCTGGCTCAGTGAGCAGAGTGGTGGCGGGCATGGTGTGCAGTCTGTGGCTCCTGGTCCTAGGGTCCTCAGTTCTAGCTCTGGAAG AGGTGCTGCTGGATACCACAGGAGAGACCTCTGAGATTGGCTGGCTCACCTACCCGCCAGGTGGG TGGGATGAGGTGAGTGTTCTAGATGACCAGCGCCGTCTGACTCGGACCTTCGAAGCATGCCACGTTGCAGGGCTCCCTCCTGGTTCTGGCCAGGACAATTGGCTGCAGACACACTTTGTGGAGCGTCGAGGGGCCCAGAGAGCACACATCCGCCTTCACTTCTCTGTACGAGCCTGTTCCAGCCTGGGTGTGAGTGGGGGTACCTGCCGAGAGACCTTCACCCTCTACTACCGGCAGGCTGATGAGCCAGATGGCCCCGACAGTATTGCGGCCTGGCACCTCAAACGCTGGACCAAAGTGGACACAATTGCAGCGGATGAGAgcttccctgcctcctcttcctcttcctcatgggCTGTGGGACCTCACAGGACCAGTCAGCGGGTAGGACTGCAGCTGAATGTCAAAGAGCGCAGCTTTGGTCCTCTCACTCAGCGTGGCTTCTATGTGGCCTTCCAGGACACGGGGGCCTGCCTGGCCCTTGTGGCAGTCAAGCTCTTCTCCTACACCTGTCCCTCCGTCCTGCGTGCCTTTGCCTCTTTTCCCGAGACGCAGGCCAGTGGAGCTGGAGGGGCCTCCTTAGTGGCAGCTGTGGGCACCTGTGTAGCTCATGCAGAACCAGAGGAGGATGGCGTAGGAGGCCAGGCAGGGGGCAGCCCCCCAAGGTTACACTGTAATGGCGAAGGCAGGTGGATGGTAGCTGTGGGAGGCTGCCGTTGCCAACCTGGACACCAGCCAGCTCGTGGAGACAAGCTCTGTCAAG CCTGCCCTGAGGGATCCTATAAGGCCCTGGCTGGGAATGTTCCCTGTTCACCATGTCCAGCCCGCAGCCACTCCCCTGACCCTGCAGCCCCAGTTTGCCCATGTCTCCAGGGCTTCTACAGGGCCAGTTCGGACCCACCGGAGGCTCCCTGCACTG GTCCTCCATCGGCTCCCCGGGAGTTATGGTTTGAGGTGCAAGGCTCTGCACTCATGCTGCACTGGCGCCTGCCTCAGGAGCTGGGTGGACGAGGGGATCTGCTCTTCAATGTTGTATGCAAGGAGTGTGGAGGTCACGGAGAGCCCAGCAGTGGGGGGATGTGTCGCCGCTGCAGGGATGAGGTGCATTTCGACCCCCGCCAGCGGGGCCTGACCGAGAGTCGAGTGTTAGTTGGGGGGCTCCGAGCACATGTGCCATACATCTTGGAAGTGCAGGCTGTCAATGGGGTGTCTGAGCTCAGCCCTGACCCTCCCCAGGCAGCAGCCATCAATGTCAGCACCAGCCACGAAG TCCCTTCTGCAGTCCCTGTGATGCACCAGGTGAGCCGGGCGGCCAACAGCATCACAGTATCCTGGCCACAGCCTGAGCAAACAAATGGGAACATCCTCGACTACCAGCTGCGCTACTATGACCAG GCAGAAGATGAATCCCACTCCTTCACCATGACCAGTGAGACTAACACTGCCACTGTGACACGGTTGAGCCCTGGCCACATCTATGGCTTCCAGGTGCGGGCACGGACTGCAGCTGGCCACGGCCCCTATGGGGGCAAAGTCTATTTTCAGACACTGCCTCAAG GTGAGCTGTCCTCCCAGCTTCCAGAGAAGCTATCCTTGGTGATTGGTTCCATCCTGGGGGCCTTGGCCTTCCTTCTACTGGCAGCCATCACTGTACTGGCTGTCATCTTCCAGCG GAAGCGTCGTGGGACCGGCTATACAGAACAACTGCAACAATACAGCAGCCCAG GACTTGGAGTGAAGTATTACATTGACCCTTCTACATATGACGACCCCTGCCAGGCCATCAGAGAGCTTGCTCGAGAGGTTGACCCTACATATATCAAGATTGAAGAAGTCATTGGGGCAG GTTCCTTTGGAGAAGTACGTCGGGGCCGACTGCAACCACGGGGAAGGAGGGAACAAGCTGTGGCTATCCAGGCCTTGTGGGCAGGGGGTGCTGAGAGCCTGAAGATGACCTTTCTGGGTCGGGCAGCACTGCTGGGCCAGTTCCAGCACCCCAATATCCTGCGGCTGGAAGGTGTCGTCACTAAGAGTCGGCCTGTCATGGTGCTGACAGAACTCATGGAACTTGGTCCCCTGGACAGCTTTCTCAGG CAGCGAGAGGGCCAGTTCAGTAGCCTGCAGCTGGTGGCCATGCAACGGGGTGTGGCTGCTGCCATGCAGTACCTGTCCAGCTTTGCCTTTGTTCACCGAGCTCTCTCGGCCCGAAGTGTGCTAGTGAATAGCCACCTGGTGTGCAAGGTGGCACGCCTCGGCCACAGTCCTCAG GGTTCAAGTTCCTTGCTTCGCTGGGCAGCCCCAGAGGTCATTACACATGGGAAGTATACAACAGCCAGCGATGTCTGGAGCTTTGGAATACTCATGTGGGAAGTGATGAGCTATGGAGAACGGCCCTACTGGGACATGAACGAGCAGGAG GTACTAAACGCAATAGAACAAGAGTTCCGGCTGCCCCCACCTCCAGGGTGCCCCGCTGGACTGCATCTACTGATGCTAGACACTTGGCAAAAGGACCGTGCCCGTCGGCCTCATTTTGACCAGCTGGTAGCTGCATTTGACAAGATGATACGCAAGCCTGATACCCTCCAGGCTGAAGGGGGCTCCGGGGACAG GCCTTCCCAGGCTCTTCTGAACCCTGTGGCCTTGGACTTCCCTTGCCTGGACTCTCCCCAGGCCTGGCTTTCAGCCATTGGATTAGAGTGCTACCAGGATAACTTCTCCAAGTTTGGTCTTTCCACCTTCAGTGATGTGGCTCAGCTCAGCCTGGA AGACCTGCCAGGCCTGGGCATCACCCTAGCTGGCCACCAGAAGAAACTTCTGCACAACATCCAGCTCCTCCAGCAGCACCTGAGGCAGCCAGGCTCAGTGGAAGTGTAA